Proteins co-encoded in one Apteryx mantelli isolate bAptMan1 chromosome 4, bAptMan1.hap1, whole genome shotgun sequence genomic window:
- the SLC25A29 gene encoding mitochondrial basic amino acids transporter, with the protein MALDFLAGCVGGAAGVLVGHPFDTVKVRLQVQNVEKPLYRGTFHCFQSIIKQESAFGLYKGIGSPMMGLTFINALVFGVQGNTLRALGKDTPLNQFIAGSAAGAIQCVICCPMELAKTRMQLQGTGEYKLKTKNYKNSLDCLIKIYRKEGLRGINRGMVSTFIRETPSFGFYFLTYDCMTRYLGCEAEDSYVIPKLLFSGGMSGIVSWLSTYPVDVIKSRLQADGVGGITQYNGILDCIRKSYHDEGWRVFTRGLTSTLLRAFPVNAATFATVTVFLMYMRSEEDLRECEPGPAIQQPSSL; encoded by the exons ATGGCTCTGGATTTCCTCGCGGGATGCGTCGGCG gtGCTGCTGGAGTGCTTGTAGGACACCCATTTGACACTGTTAAG GTTCGTCTACAAGTTCAAAATGTAGAGAAACCTCTCTATCGTGGGACCTTCCATTGCTTTCAGTCCATCATAAAGCAAGAATCT GCTTTTGGGCTCTATAAAGGTATTGGGTCGCCAATGATGGGACTTACCTTCATTAATGCACTTGTATTTGGTGTACAAGGAAATACACTTCGTGCTCTTGGAAAAGACACTCCTCTAAACCAGTTTATTGCAGGGTCAGCAGCAGGGGCTATTCAGTGTGTCATCTGTTGTCCCATGGAGTTAGCAAAGACAAGAATGCAGCTTCAAGGAACAGGTGAATACAAATTAAAGACGAAGAACTACAAAAATTCCCTGGATTGTTTGATCAAAATCTATCGAAAGGAAGGGCTGAGGGGTATCAACAGGGGCATGGTCTCTACATTCATAAGAGAGACACCAAGCTTTGGCTTTTACTTCCTGACCTATGACTGTATGACCAGATACTTAGGCTGCGAAGCTGAAGACAGTTACGTTATTCCCAAATTGCTGTTTTCTGGAGGGATGTCAGGAATTGTATCCTGGCTCTCAACCTACCCTGTGGATGTGATCAAATCCCGGCTTCAGGCAGATGGAGTTGGTGGAATCACACAGTACAATGGCATTCTAGACTGTATCAGAAAGAGTTACCACGATGAAGGCTGGAGGGTGTTTACAAGAGGTCTTACTTCTACACTTCTCCGTGCTTTTCCTGTCAATGCAGCTACTTTTGCTACCGTCACCGTGTTCCTAATGTATATGAGGTCAGAAGAAGACCTTCGTGAATGTGAGCCAGGCCCAGCAATCCAGCAGCCTTCGAGTTTGTGA